One window of Dendropsophus ebraccatus isolate aDenEbr1 chromosome 13, aDenEbr1.pat, whole genome shotgun sequence genomic DNA carries:
- the LOC138771265 gene encoding uncharacterized protein isoform X2, which produces MPPEPTTQAQEPTTQAEVPPQASQNPVVTVPAQHPAPAQQAVLPQQPAPAQHSVPAQQSNQGQVQPVVQALLPGYTCSWLALQSPAPLAPLQTQVVTQPPVQTYQVVQTIPQTQVQITSQQTAAAQHAVPAQQPAPAQQAVPAQQPAPAQQVMPTQQTVPILQAMPAPQTTPSQQGKPAQQTVPPQQLTHQQAVTAQQPVPTQQAVPTQQPAMAQQAAPAHQPGQMQQLFMQQTNQGQVPSVVQAPLLPGYTCSWLALQSPAQLTAQSTSQVQVLPQATPSTFQAVPQQVAPHATTQVVPKQLGYHIAPQVVPQQLVSQVSSQDISHPALPTQVLTQPPSQNYHLVQAIPQTQVQGPAQQTPPAQQAVPTQQPAPAQQAMAAQQLVPTLQAEPAQQTVPTLQAVPAQQTTPSQQGVPPQQTVPVQQPASAQQAVPTQQPAPTLQAVKVQQPAPTLQALPAQQKVQSQQAVPVQQPAFAQQTMQSQQPASAQQALTAQQTVPSQQVEPGQQPAPAQQTVPTQQPAPAQQAVPTQQPAMAQQAVPVHQPGQIQQLSTQQTNQGQVPSVVQAPLLPGYTCSWLALQSPAQLAAQSTSQVQVLPQATPSTFQAVPQQVVAHATNQVVPQQLGYHIAPQVVPPQLISQVSSQALSHPALPTQVLTQPPSQTYHVDQAIPHTQVQEPAQQTAPAQQTVPTLQAVPPQQTTSSQQGVQDQQTVPPQQLTHQQAVLAQPDPTLQTMSTQQPAPTLHAVPAPQTVPSQQAVPPQQPAFAQQALPAQQTVPSQQAVPAQKPAQQAVPVHQPGQIQQLSTQQTNQGQEPSVVQAPLLPGYACAWLALQSPAQLEAQSTSQIQVLPQATPSTFQAVPQQVVPHATNQVVPQQLGYHIAPQVVPPQLVSQVSSQALSHSPLPTQVLIQPPVQTYHVVQAKPQTQVQGPAQQTAQAPQTVPPQQTPPAQQAVPTKQTVPTQQLTTQQAVPAQQPAAAQQAVPAHQPGQIQQTQVVTQQLGYQIVPQVVPPQLVSQVSSHSALPTQVLTQPPSQTYHLVQAIPQTQVQGPAQHAVQAQQPVPAQQAVPASQTTPSQQAVPAPQATPSQQQVPAQQTTPSQQGVPAQQTVPPQQVVSVQQTVPPQQAVPAHQPGQIQQTQVVPQQLGYQIVPHVVPPQLVSQVSSQVLTQPPSQTYHLVQAIPQTQVQGPAQQAVQAQQPAPAQQAGTAQQTPPAQQAVPAPQTTPSQQAVPASQTTPSQQAVPAPQATPSQQGVPAQPTVPPQQAVPAHQPGQIQQTQVVPQQLGYQIVPQVVPPQLVSQVSSQVLTQPPSQTYHLVQAIPQTQVQGPAQHAVQAQQPVPAQQAVLASQTTPSQQAVPAPQATPSQQGVPAQPTVPPQQVVSVQQTVPPQQAVPAHQPGQIQQTQVVPQQLGYQIVPHVVPPQLVSQVSSQVLTQPPSQTYHLVQAIPQTQVQGPAQQAVQAQQPVPAQQAGTAQQTPPAQQAVPASQTTSSQQAVPAPQATPSQQQVPAQQTVPPQQAVSVQQTVPPQQAVPAHQPGQIQQTQVVPQQLGYQIVPQAVPPQLVSQVSSQAESHSALLTQVLTQPPSQTYHLVQAIPQTQVQGPAQQAVQAQQPAPAQQAETAQQTPPAQQAVPAPQTTPSQQGVPAQPTVPPQQAVPVQQTVPPQQAVPAHQPGQIQQTQVVTQQLGYQIVPQVVPPQLVSQVSSHSALPTQVLTQPPSQTYHLVQAIPQTQVQGPAQHAVQAQQPVPAQQAVPASQTTPSQQAVPAPQATPSQQQVPAQQTVPPQQVVSVQQTVPPQQEVPAHQPGQIQQTQVVPQQLGYQIVPHVVPPQLVSQVSSQVLTQPPSQTYHLVQAIPQTQVQGPAQQAVQAQQPAPAQQAGTAQQTPPAQQAVPAPQTTPSQQAVPASQTTPSQQAVPAPQATPSQQGVPAQPTVPPQQAVPVQQTVPPQQAVPAHQPGQIQQTQVVTQQLGYQIVPQVVPPQLVSQVSSHSALPTQVLTQPPSQTYHLVQAIPQTQVQGPAQQAVQAQQPVPAQQAVPASQTTPSQQAVPAPQATPSQQQVPAQQTVPPQQVVSVQQTVPPQQAVPAHQPGQIQQTQVVPQQLGYQIVPHVVPPQLVSQVSSQVLTQPPSQTYHLVQAIPQTQVQGPAQQAVQAQQPAPAQQAGTAQQTPPAQQAVPAPQTTPSQQAVPAPQATPSQQQVPAQQTVPPQQVVSVQQTVPPQQAVPAHQPGQIQQTQVVPQQLGYQIVPQAVPPQLVSHVSSQVLTQPPSQTYHLVQAIPQTQVQGPAQQAVQAQQPAPAQQAGTAQQTPPAQQAGTAQQTPPAQQAVPAPQTTPSQQAVPASQTTPSQQGVPAQPTVPPQQAVPVQQTVPPQQAVPAHQPGQIQQTQVVTQQLGYQIVPQVVPPQLVSQVSSHSALPTQVLTQPPSQTYHLVQAIPQTQVQGPAQQAVQAQQPVPAQQAGTAQQTPPAQQAVPAPQATPSQQQVPAQQTVPPQQVVSVQQTVPPQQAVPAHQPGQIQQTQVVPQQLGYQIVPHVVPPQLVSQVSSQVLTQPPSQTYHLVQAIPQTQVQGPAQQAVQAQQPAPAQQAGTAQQTPPAQQAVPAPQTTPSQQAVPAPQTTPSQQVVPAQPTVPPQQAVPAHQPGQIQQTQVVPQQLGYQIVPQAVPPQLVSHVSSQVLTQPPSQTYHLVQAIPQTQVQGPAQQAVQAQQPASAQQAGTAQQTPPAQQAGTAPQATPSQQAVPAQQTTPSQQTVPPQQAVSVQQTVPPQQAVPVQQTVPPQQLTPQQAVLAQQLAQALPQQAGYQVAPQVSPQQVEYQVATQSVPQQVEYQVATQSLPEQVEYQVATQSLPEQVEYQVATQSLPQQVEYQVATQSVPQQVEYQVATQSLPEQVEYQVAFQFVPQPISSQGALYDIQQWLPQSNYQAYYSTKSNEVSFCPCVCSPGYKFWSPYALYYY; this is translated from the exons ATGCCACCTGAACCAACAACACAGGCTCAAGAACCAACAACACAGGCTGAAGTACCACCACAAGCATCCCAGAATCCAGTTGTAACAGTGCCAGCTCAACATCCAGCTCCTGCCCAGCAAGCAGTGCTACCTCAACAACCAGCTCCTGCTCAGCATTCAGTACCAGCTCAACAATCAAATCAAGGTCAAGTGCAACCTGTAGTTCAAGCACTACTACCAGGCTATACATGCTCATGGCTAGCCCTACAATCACCTGCTCCATTGGCACCTCTACAAACACAAGTTGTTACTCAACCACCAGTTCAAACTTATCAAGTGGTTCAAACCATACCACAGACCCAAGTTCAAATAACTTCTCAGCAAACAGCTGCAGCTCAGCACGCAGTGCCAGCTCAGCAACCAGCTCCTGCTCAGCAAGCAGTGCCAGCTCAACAACCAGCCCCTGCTCAGCAAGTCATGCCAACTCAACAAACAGTTCCTATTCTGCAAGCAATGCCAGCTCCACAAACAACTCCTTCACAGCAAGGAAAACCAGCTCAACAAACAGTGCCACCTCAACAACTAACTCATCAGCAAGCAGTGACAGCTCAACAACCCGTTCCTACTCAGCAAGCAGTGCCAACTCAACAACCAGCTATGGCTCAGCAAGCAGCGCCAGCTCATCAGCCTGGACAGATGCAACAATTATTTATGCAACAAACAAATCAAGGTCAAGTGCCATCTGTAGTCCAAGCACCACTCCTACCAGGCTATACATGCTCATGGCTAGCCTTACAATCACCTGCTCAACTGACAGCTCAGTCAACATCTCAGGTTCAAGTACTACCTCAAGCAACTCCGTCAACTTTCCAGGCAGTCCCTCAACAAGTGGCACCTCATGCAACAACCCAGGTTGTTCCTAAACAACTGGGTTACCACATAGCTCCCCAGGTTGTTCCTCAGCAACTAGTATCTCAGGTTTCTTCCCAGGATATATCCCATCCAGCTCTCCCAACACAAGTTCTAACTCAACCACCGTCTCAAAATTATCATCTGGTTCAAGCCATACCTCAGACCCAGGTTCAAGGACCTGCTCAGCAAACCCCTCCTGCTCAGCAAGCAGTGCCAACTCAACAACCAGCTCCTGCTCAGCAAGCAATGGCAGCTCAACAACTAGTTCCCACTCTGCAAGCAGAGCCAGCTCAACAAACAGTTCCTACTCTGCAAGCAGTGCCAGCTCAACAAACAACTCCTTCACAGCAAGGAGTGCCACCTCAACAAACAGTGCCAGTTCAACAACCAGCTTCTGCTCAGCAAGCAGTGCCAACTCAACAACCAGCTCCTACTTTGCAAGCAGTGAAAGTTCAACAACCAGCTCCTACTCTGCAGGCACTGCCAGCTCAGCAAAAAGTTCAATCTCAACAAGCAGTGCCAGTTCAACAACCAGCTTTCGCTCAACAAACAATGCAATCTCAACAACCAGCTTCTGCGCAGCAAGCTTTGACAGCTCAACAAACAGTCCCATCTCAACAAGTAGAGCCAGGTCAACAACCAGCTCCAGCTCAGCAAACAGTGCCAACTCAACAACCAGCTCCAGCTCAGCAAGCAGTGCCAACTCAACAACCAGCTATGGCTCAGCAAGCAGTGCCAGTTCATCAGCCTGGACAGATCCAACAATTATCTACCCAACAAACAAATCAAGGTCAAGTGCCATCTGTAGTCCAAGCACCACTCCTACCAGGCTATACATGCTCATGGCTAGCCTTACAATCACCTGCTCAACTGGCAGCTCAGTCAACATCTCAGGTTCAAGTACTACCTCAAGCAACTCCGTCAACTTTCCAGGCAGTCCCTCAACAAGTGGTAGCTCATGCAACAAACCAGGTTGTTCCTCAACAACTGGGTTACCACATAGCTCCCCAGGTTGTTCCTCCGCAACTAATATCTCAGGTATCTTCCCAAGCTTTATCCCACCCAGCTCTACCAACACAAGTTCTAACTCAACCACCATCTCAAACTTATCATGTGGATCAAGCCATACCCCATACCCAAGTTCAAGAACCTGCTCAACAAACAGCTCCTGCTCAGCAAACAGTTCCTACTCTGCAGGCAGTGCCACCTCAACAAACAACTTCTTCACAGCAAGGAGTGCAAGATCAACAGACAGTGCCACCTCAACAACTAACTCATCAGCAAGCAGTGCTAGCTCAACCAGATCCTACTCTGCAAACAATGTCAACTCAACAACCAGCCCCTACTCTGCACGCAGTGCCAGCTCCACAAACAGTTCCGTCTCAACAAGCAGTGCCACCTCAACAACCAGCTTTTGCCCAGCAAGCATTGCCAGCTCAACAAACAGTCCCATCTCAACAAGCAGTGCCAGCTCAAAAACCAGCTCAGCAAGCAGTGCCAGTTCATCAGCCTGGACAGATCCAACAATTATCCACGCAACAAACAAATCAAGGTCAAGAGCCATCTGTAGTCCAAGCACCACTCCTACCAGGCTATGCATGCGCATGGCTAGCCTTACAATCACCTGCTCAACTGGAAGCTCAGTCAACATCTCAGATTCAAGTACTACCTCAAGCAACTCCATCAACGTTCCAGGCAGTCCCTCAACAAGTGGTACCTCATGCAACAAACCAAGTTGTTCCTCAACAACTGGGTTACCACATAGCTCCACAGGTTGTTCCTCCGCAACTAGTATCTCAGGTATCTTCCCAAGCTTTATCCCACTCACCTTTACCAACACAAGTTCTAATTCAACCACCAGTTCAAACTTATCATGTAGTTCAAGCCAAACCCCAGACCCAAGTTCAAGGACCTGCTCAGCAAACCGCTCAGGCTCCGCAAACAGTGCCACCTCAACAAACACCTCCTGCTCAGCAAGCAGTGCCAACAAAACAAACAGTGCCAACACAACAACTAACTACTCAGCAAGCAGTGCCAGCTCAACAACCAGCTGCAGCTCAACAAGCAGTGCCAGCTCATCAGCCTGGACAGATCCAACAGACCCAGGTTGTTACTCAACAACTGGGTTACCAGATAGTTCCCCAAGTTGTTCCTCCGCAACTAGTATCTCAGGTATCTTCCCACTCAGCTCTACCAACACAAGTTCTTACTCAACCACCATCTCAAACGTATCATCTGGTTCAAGCCATACCCCAGACCCAAGTTCAAGGACCTGCTCAGCATGCAGTGCAAGCTCAACAACCAGTTCCTGCTCAGCAAGCAGTGCCAGCTTCACAAACAACTCCTTCACAGCAAGCAGTGCCAGCTCCACAAGCAACTCCTTCACAGCAACAAGTGCCAGCTCAACAAACAACTCCTTCACAGCAAGGAGTGCCAGCTCAACAAACAGTGCCACCTCAACAAGTAGTGTCAGTTCAACAAACAGTGCCACCTCAGCAAGCAGTGCCAGCTCATCAGCCTGGACAGATCCAACAGACCCAGGTTGTTCCTCAACAACTGGGTTACCAGATAGTTCCCCATGTTGTTCCTCCACAACTAGTATCTCAGGTATCTTCCCAAGTTCTTACTCAACCACCATCTCAAACTTATCATCTGGTTCAAGCCATACCCCAGACCCAAGTTCAAGGACCTGCACAGCAAGCAGTGCAAGCTCAACAACCAGCTCCTGCTCAGCAAGCAGGGACAGCTCAACAGACACCTCCTGCTCAGCAAGCAGTGCCAGCTCCCCAAACAACTCCTTCACAGCAAGCAGTGCCAGCTTCACAAACAACTCCTTCACAGCAAGCAGTGCCAGCTCCACAAGCAACTCCTTCACAGCAAGGAGTGCCAGCTCAACCAACAGTGCCACCTCAACAAGCAGTGCCAGCTCATCAGCCTGGACAGATCCAACAGACCCAGGTTGTTCCTCAACAACTGGGTTACCAGATAGTTCCCCAAGTTGTTCCTCCACAACTAGTATCTCAGGTATCTTCCCAAGTTCTTACTCAACCACCATCTCAAACTTATCATCTGGTTCAAGCCATACCCCAGACCCAAGTTCAAGGACCTGCTCAGCATGCAGTGCAAGCTCAACAACCAGTTCCTGCTCAGCAAGCAGTGCTAGCTTCACAAACAACTCCTTCACAGCAAGCAGTGCCAGCTCCACAAGCAACTCCTTCACAGCAAGGAGTGCCAGCTCAACCAACAGTGCCACCTCAACAAGTAGTGTCAGTTCAACAAACAGTGCCACCTCAGCAAGCAGTGCCAGCTCATCAGCCTGGACAGATCCAACAGACCCAGGTTGTTCCTCAACAACTGGGTTACCAGATAGTTCCCCATGTTGTTCCTCCACAACTAGTATCTCAGGTATCTTCCCAAGTTCTTACTCAACCACCATCTCAAACTTATCATCTGGTTCAAGCCATACCCCAGACCCAAGTTCAAGGACCTGCACAGCAAGCAGTGCAAGCTCAACAACCAGTTCCTGCTCAGCAAGCAGGGACAGCTCAACAGACACCTCCAGCTCAGCAAGCAGTGCCAGCTTCACAAACAACTTCTTCACAGCAAGCAGTGCCAGCTCCACAAGCAACTCCTTCACAGCAACAAGTGCCAGCTCAACAAACAGTGCCACCTCAACAAGCAGTGTCAGTTCAACAAACAGTGCCACCTCAGCAGGCAGTGCCAGCTCATCAGCCTGGACAGATCCAACAGACCCAGGTTGTTCCTCAACAACTGGGTTACCAGATAGTTCCCCAAGCTGTTCCTCCGCAACTAGTATCTCAGGTATCTTCCCAAGCTGAATCCCATTCAGCTCTACTAACACAAGTTCTTACTCAACCACCATCTCAAACTTATCATCTGGTTCAAGCCATACCCCAGACCCAAGTTCAAGGACCTGCACAGCAAGCAGTGCAAGCTCAACAACCAGCTCCTGCTCAGCAAGCAGAGACAGCTCAACAGACACCTCCAGCTCAGCAAGCAGTGCCAGCTCCACAAACAACTCCTTCACAGCAAGGAGTGCCAGCTCAACCAACAGTGCCACCTCAACAAGCAGTGCCAGTTCAACAAACAGTGCCACCTCAGCAAGCAGTGCCAGCTCATCAGCCTGGACAGATCCAACAGACCCAGGTTGTTACTCAACAACTGGGTTACCAGATAGTTCCCCAAGTTGTTCCTCCGCAACTAGTATCTCAGGTATCTTCCCACTCAGCTCTACCAACACAAGTTCTTACTCAACCACCATCTCAAACGTATCATCTGGTTCAAGCCATACCCCAGACCCAAGTTCAAGGACCTGCTCAGCATGCAGTGCAAGCTCAACAACCAGTTCCTGCTCAGCAAGCAGTGCCAGCTTCACAAACAACTCCTTCACAGCAAGCAGTGCCAGCTCCACAAGCAACTCCTTCACAGCAACAAGTGCCAGCTCAACAAACAGTGCCACCTCAACAAGTAGTGTCAGTTCAACAAACAGTGCCACCTCAGCAAGAAGTGCCAGCTCATCAGCCTGGACAGATCCAACAGACCCAGGTTGTTCCTCAACAACTGGGTTACCAGATAGTTCCCCATGTTGTTCCTCCACAACTAGTATCTCAGGTATCTTCCCAAGTTCTTACTCAACCACCATCTCAAACTTATCATCTGGTTCAAGCCATACCCCAGACCCAAGTTCAAGGACCTGCACAGCAAGCAGTGCAAGCTCAACAACCAGCTCCTGCTCAGCAAGCAGGGACAGCTCAACAGACACCTCCTGCTCAGCAAGCAGTGCCAGCTCCACAAACAACTCCTTCACAGCAAGCAGTGCCAGCTTCACAAACAACTCCTTCACAGCAAGCAGTGCCAGCTCCACAAGCAACTCCTTCACAGCAAGGAGTGCCAGCTCAACCAACAGTGCCACCTCAACAAGCAGTGCCAGTTCAACAAACAGTGCCACCTCAGCAAGCAGTGCCAGCTCATCAGCCTGGACAGATCCAACAGACCCAGGTTGTTACTCAACAACTGGGTTACCAGATAGTTCCCCAAGTTGTTCCTCCGCAACTAGTATCTCAGGTATCTTCCCACTCAGCTCTACCAACACAAGTTCTTACTCAACCACCATCTCAAACGTATCATCTGGTTCAAGCCATACCCCAGACCCAAGTTCAAGGACCTGCACAGCAAGCAGTGCAAGCTCAACAACCAGTTCCTGCTCAGCAAGCAGTGCCAGCTTCACAAACAACTCCTTCACAGCAAGCAGTGCCAGCTCCACAAGCAACTCCTTCACAGCAACAAGTGCCAGCTCAACAAACAGTGCCACCTCAACAAGTAGTGTCAGTTCAACAAACAGTGCCACCTCAGCAAGCAGTGCCAGCTCATCAGCCTGGACAGATCCAACAGACCCAGGTTGTTCCTCAACAACTGGGTTACCAGATAGTTCCCCATGTTGTTCCTCCACAACTAGTATCTCAGGTATCTTCCCAAGTTCTTACTCAACCACCATCTCAAACTTATCATCTGGTTCAAGCCATACCCCAGACCCAAGTTCAAGGACCTGCACAGCAAGCAGTGCAAGCTCAACAACCAGCTCCTGCTCAGCAAGCAGGGACAGCTCAACAGACACCTCCTGCTCAGCAAGCAGTGCCAGCTCCACAAACAACTCCTTCACAGCAAGCAGTGCCAGCTCCACAAGCAACTCCTTCACAGCAACAAGTGCCAGCTCAACAAACAGTGCCACCTCAACAAGTAGTGTCAGTTCAACAAACAGTGCCACCTCAGCAAGCAGTGCCAGCTCATCAGCCTGGACAGATCCAACAGACCCAGGTTGTTCCTCAACAACTGGGTTACCAGATAGTTCCCCAAGCTGTTCCTCCGCAACTAGTATCTCATGTATCTTCCCAAGTTCTTACTCAACCACCATCTCAAACTTATCATCTGGTTCAAGCCATACCCCAGACCCAAGTTCAAGGACCTGCACAGCAAGCAGTGCAAGCTCAACAACCAGCTCCTGCTCAGCAAGCAGGGACAGCTCAACAGACACCTCCAGCTCAGCAAGCAGGGACAGCTCAACAGACACCTCCAGCTCAGCAAGCAGTGCCAGCTCCCCAAACAACTCCTTCACAGCAAGCAGTGCCAGCTTCACAAACAACTCCTTCACAGCAAGGAGTGCCAGCTCAACCAACAGTGCCACCTCAACAAGCAGTGCCAGTTCAACAAACAGTGCCACCTCAGCAAGCAGTGCCAGCTCATCAGCCTGGACAGATCCAACAGACCCAGGTTGTTACTCAACAACTGGGTTACCAGATAGTTCCCCAAGTTGTTCCTCCGCAACTAGTATCTCAGGTATCTTCCCACTCAGCTCTACCAACACAAGTTCTTACTCAACCACCATCTCAAACGTATCATCTGGTTCAAGCCATACCCCAGACCCAAGTTCAAGGACCTGCACAGCAAGCAGTGCAAGCTCAACAACCAGTTCCTGCTCAGCAAGCAGGGACAGCTCAACAGACACCTCCTGCTCAGCAAGCAGTGCCAGCTCCACAAGCAACTCCTTCACAGCAACAAGTGCCAGCTCAACAAACAGTGCCACCTCAACAAGTAGTGTCAGTTCAACAAACAGTGCCACCTCAGCAAGCAGTTCCAGCTCATCAGCCTGGACAGATCCAACAGACCCAGGTTGTTCCTCAACAACTGGGTTACCAGATAGTTCCCCATGTTGTTCCTCCACAACTAGTATCTCAGGTATCTTCCCAAGTTCTTACTCAACCACCATCTCAAACTTATCATCTGGTTCAAGCCATACCCCAGACCCAAGTTCAAGGACCTGCACAGCAAGCAGTGCAAGCTCAACAACCAGCTCCTGCTCAGCAAGCAGGGACAGCTCAACAGACAC CTCCTGCTCAGCAAGCAGTGCCAGCTCCACAAACAACTCCTTCACAGCAAGCAGTGCCAGCTCCCCAAACAACTCCTTCACAGCAAGTAGTGCCAGCTCAACCAACAGTGCCACCTCAGCAAGCAGTGCCAGCTCATCAGCCTGGACAGATCCAACAGACCCAGGTTGTTCCTCAACAACTGGGTTACCAGATAGTTCCCCAAGCTGTTCCTCCGCAACTAGTATCTCATGTATCTTCCCAAGTTCTTACTCAACCACCATCTCAAACTTATCATCTGGTTCAAGCCATACCCCAGACCCAAGTTCAAGGACCTGCACAGCAAGCAGTGCAAGCTCAACAACCAGCTTCTGCTCAGCAAGCAGGGACAGCTCAACAGACACCTCCAGCTCAGCAAGCAGGGACAGCTCCACAAGCAACTCCTTCACAGCAAGCAGTGCCAGCTCAACAAACAACTCCTTCACAGCAAACAGTGCCACCTCAACAAGCAGTGTCAGTTCAACAAACAGTGCCACCTCAGCAAGCAGTGCCAGTTCAACAAACAGTTCCACCTCAACAACTAACTCCACAGCAAGCAGTGCTGGCTCAACAACTAGCTCAAGCTCTACCTCAACAAGCAGGATATCAGGTAGCTCCTCAGGTTAGTCCTCAGCAAGTGGAGTACCAGGTAGCTACACAATCTGTTCCTCAGCAAGTGGAGTACCAGGTAGCTACACAATCTCTTCCTGAGCAAGTGGAGTACCAGGTAGCTACACAATCTCTTCCTGAGCAAGTGGAGTACCAGGTAGCTACACAATCTCTTCCTCAGCAAGTGGAGTACCAGGTAGCTACACAATCTGTTCCTCAGCAAGTGGAGTACCAGGTAGCTACACAATCTCTTCCTGAGCAAGTGGAGTACCAGGTAGCTTTCCAGTTTGTCCCTCAACCAATTTCATCTCAAGGAGCTCTTTATGATATTCAACAATGGCTACCCCAGTCAAATTATCAAGCTTACTACTCCACAAAATCAAATGAAGTGTCTTTCTGCCCATGTGTATGTAGCCCGGGGTACAAATTTTGGTCACCTTATGCATTATACTATTACTAA